A section of the Candidatus Eremiobacteraceae bacterium genome encodes:
- a CDS encoding class II fumarate hydratase: MTDNSSGATRTERDSMGEMQVPAHALYGASTHRAVLNFPISDLRYPRRFIKALGQVKLAAAQTNGELGLIDRAIADAVVEAAQEVVDGKHDQHFVVDIFQTGSGTSTNMNANEVIAHVVDGHKRTDKKVHQNDHVNFGQSSNDVIPTAMHVAAASAIKEDLLPALATLQASLEKKSKEFWPIIKTGRTHLQDATPIRLGQEFLGYAGQIERGRKRVELALAELTEVALGGTAVGTGINTHPEFAKRTAARLSQMTGLPIHETSNHFQAQSSLDNCVAASSALKTVAVSLTKIANDIRWLGSGPRAGIGEIELPAVQPGSSIMPGKVNPVICESVLMVCLQVIGNDAAITVGGQSGNFEINLTMPIIAYDLLQSISLLANASINLAKQCIDGLKATAKGPEMVERGLAICTSLAPVIGYDAAAGLAKEAAKTGKTIREVAREKTELSEADLDKLLDPSLMCEPSADRVGAGGG, encoded by the coding sequence ATGACCGACAACTCATCCGGCGCCACCCGCACCGAACGCGACTCCATGGGCGAGATGCAAGTGCCCGCGCACGCGCTCTACGGCGCGAGCACGCACAGAGCGGTGCTCAACTTCCCCATCAGCGATCTGCGCTATCCGCGCCGCTTCATCAAAGCGCTCGGGCAAGTAAAACTCGCTGCCGCACAGACCAACGGTGAGCTCGGACTCATCGATCGGGCGATCGCCGACGCTGTGGTCGAAGCTGCGCAAGAAGTGGTGGACGGCAAACACGACCAGCACTTCGTCGTCGACATCTTCCAGACCGGCTCCGGCACGTCAACGAACATGAACGCGAATGAAGTGATCGCGCACGTTGTCGACGGCCATAAGCGCACCGACAAAAAAGTCCACCAGAACGATCACGTCAATTTCGGCCAGAGTTCGAACGACGTCATCCCCACCGCGATGCACGTTGCTGCGGCCAGCGCGATCAAAGAAGACTTGCTGCCGGCGCTTGCCACGCTGCAAGCCTCACTAGAGAAGAAGAGCAAAGAATTCTGGCCCATCATCAAGACCGGCCGCACGCATCTCCAAGACGCAACACCGATCAGACTCGGCCAGGAGTTCCTCGGCTATGCCGGCCAGATTGAGCGCGGCAGAAAACGCGTCGAACTGGCGCTGGCCGAATTGACCGAAGTCGCGCTGGGCGGCACCGCGGTCGGCACCGGCATCAACACGCATCCTGAATTCGCCAAGCGCACGGCCGCGCGGCTCTCGCAGATGACCGGCCTGCCGATCCACGAGACCAGCAATCATTTCCAGGCACAGTCTTCATTAGACAACTGCGTCGCCGCGAGCAGTGCGCTCAAAACGGTCGCGGTCTCGTTGACCAAGATCGCAAACGACATCCGCTGGCTCGGCTCCGGACCGCGCGCGGGCATCGGCGAGATCGAATTGCCGGCGGTGCAGCCCGGCTCGTCCATCATGCCTGGCAAGGTGAATCCCGTCATATGCGAATCGGTGCTCATGGTCTGCTTGCAGGTCATCGGCAACGATGCCGCCATCACGGTCGGCGGCCAAAGCGGCAACTTCGAGATCAACCTCACCATGCCGATCATCGCCTACGATTTGCTGCAATCTATATCGCTTCTCGCGAATGCATCCATTAATCTTGCAAAACAATGCATCGACGGGTTGAAAGCCACGGCCAAAGGTCCCGAGATGGTGGAGCGCGGCCTCGCGATTTGCACGTCGCTTGCGCCTGTCATCGGGTATGACGCCGCGGCCGGCCTTGCTAAAGAAGCGGCGAAGACTGGAAAAACCATACGCGAAGTCGCTCGCGAAAAAACTGAGCTTTCCGAAGCCGATCTCGATAAGCTTCTCGATCCGTCGCTGATGTGCGAACCAAGCGCCGATCGCGTTGGCGCAGGCGGCGGCTAA